A window of the Agromyces mariniharenae genome harbors these coding sequences:
- a CDS encoding DUF3099 domain-containing protein: MKQQSITTLPPSPEAERRSRMIKYTIAMSIRVACIFCMLFAQGWWLVVFAAGAVFLPYVAVVLANVSGPSRNDEVLRPGSIVPVGTPPDGDARPEDGAAEAGPWGSPAADAPAPDAAEPEADPTPADDAGPAASDRDGDERGAA, encoded by the coding sequence ATGAAGCAGCAGTCGATCACCACGCTGCCGCCCTCGCCCGAAGCGGAGCGGCGCTCGCGCATGATCAAGTACACGATCGCGATGTCCATCCGCGTCGCGTGCATCTTCTGCATGCTGTTCGCGCAGGGGTGGTGGCTCGTCGTGTTCGCCGCCGGTGCGGTGTTCCTCCCCTACGTCGCGGTCGTGCTCGCCAACGTGAGCGGTCCATCGCGCAACGACGAGGTGCTGCGGCCCGGCAGCATCGTCCCGGTCGGGACGCCGCCCGACGGCGACGCCCGCCCGGAGGACGGGGCAGCCGAGGCGGGCCCGTGGGGTTCGCCTGCTGCCGACGCGCCGGCACCCGACGCGGCCGAACCCGAGGCCGACCCGACGCCGGCAGACGACGCGGGGCCGGCGGCATCCGATCGCGACGGCGACGAGCGCGGTGCCGCGTGA
- the glgC gene encoding glucose-1-phosphate adenylyltransferase, which produces MATRKVFGIVLAGGEGKRLMPLTEDRAKPAVPFGGQYRLIDFALSNLLNSGLRQIVVLTQYKSHSLDRHISQTWRMNGLLNSYVASVPAQQRLGKRWFSGSADAILQSLNLIYDEQPDIIVVVGADHVYRMDFSQMIDAHIQSGQAATVAAIRQPISLADQFGVIEVDKEHPDRIHRFLEKPKEPVGLPDAPNEVLASMGNYVFDADALIDAVLRDGERTDSSHDMGGDIIPAFVAQGAAGVYDLKRNDVPGSTDRDRYYWRDVGTIDSFFEAHQDLISVLPVFNLYNREWPIFSQQLNSPPAKFTRDARGSLGTVIDSIVSLGSVISGAHVERSVLGPWAIVGSGAHVADSILFDRARIEAGATVQRAILDKEVVVEAGAHIGVDRAEDLARGFIVTDSGITVVGKGSRVRVTA; this is translated from the coding sequence ATGGCCACGCGCAAGGTATTCGGCATCGTGCTCGCCGGCGGCGAGGGCAAGCGGCTCATGCCCCTCACGGAGGACCGGGCCAAGCCCGCGGTCCCGTTCGGGGGACAGTACCGGCTCATCGACTTCGCCCTGTCGAACCTGCTCAACTCCGGCCTGAGGCAGATCGTGGTGCTGACGCAGTACAAGTCGCACAGCCTCGACCGCCACATCTCGCAGACGTGGCGCATGAACGGGCTGCTGAACTCCTACGTGGCCTCGGTGCCCGCGCAGCAGCGCCTCGGCAAGCGCTGGTTCTCGGGGTCGGCCGACGCGATCCTGCAGAGCCTCAACCTCATCTACGACGAGCAGCCCGACATCATCGTCGTCGTCGGCGCCGACCACGTCTACCGCATGGACTTCAGCCAGATGATCGACGCGCACATCCAGTCGGGCCAGGCGGCGACGGTCGCGGCGATCCGCCAGCCCATCTCGCTCGCCGACCAGTTCGGCGTCATCGAGGTCGACAAGGAGCACCCCGACCGCATCCATCGCTTCCTCGAGAAGCCGAAGGAGCCCGTCGGACTGCCCGACGCCCCCAACGAGGTGCTCGCCTCGATGGGCAACTACGTCTTCGACGCCGACGCGCTCATCGACGCCGTGCTCCGCGACGGGGAGCGCACCGACTCGAGCCACGACATGGGCGGCGACATCATCCCCGCCTTCGTCGCGCAGGGCGCGGCGGGCGTGTACGACCTCAAGCGCAACGACGTCCCCGGCTCCACCGACCGCGACCGCTACTACTGGCGCGACGTGGGGACGATCGACTCGTTCTTCGAGGCGCACCAGGACCTCATCTCGGTGCTGCCCGTCTTCAACCTCTACAACCGCGAGTGGCCGATCTTCAGCCAGCAGCTCAACTCGCCGCCCGCGAAGTTCACGCGCGACGCCCGCGGCTCGCTCGGCACGGTCATCGACTCGATCGTGTCGCTCGGATCCGTCATCTCGGGCGCCCACGTCGAGCGCAGCGTGCTCGGTCCGTGGGCGATCGTGGGCTCCGGCGCGCACGTCGCCGACTCGATCCTGTTCGACCGCGCCCGCATCGAGGCGGGCGCGACCGTGCAGCGGGCCATCCTCGACAAGGAGGTCGTCGTCGAGGCCGGTGCGCACATCGGCGTCGACCGCGCCGAAGACCTGGCGCGCGGCTTCATCGTGACCGACAGCGGCATCACGGTCGTCGGCAAGGGCTCACGGGTCCGGGTCACGGCGTGA
- a CDS encoding type B 50S ribosomal protein L31, which yields MKTDIHPEYNAVVFRDLASGATFLTRSTATSDKTIELDGVTYPVIDVEISSESHPFYTGKQRIMDSAGRVEKFNQRFKNFGK from the coding sequence ATGAAGACCGACATCCACCCCGAATACAACGCCGTCGTCTTCCGCGACCTCGCCTCGGGCGCCACGTTCCTCACCCGCTCGACCGCGACGAGCGACAAGACCATCGAGCTCGACGGCGTCACCTACCCCGTCATCGACGTCGAGATCTCGTCGGAGTCGCACCCGTTCTACACGGGCAAGCAGCGCATCATGGACTCGGCCGGCCGCGTCGAGAAGTTCAACCAGCGCTTCAAGAACTTCGGCAAGTAA
- a CDS encoding SMP-30/gluconolactonase/LRE family protein, with protein MSGRIVARTFAAAALTGLFAVGAVGTAQAAAPPGGGTVEDLIALPDGFQPEGIAIGNGPTAYVGSLADGDVYVFDLRTGDEITTLQGPGTPSVGLKVDQRGRLFIAGGPTGTARVVDATTGDVLETYQLTTGPAFINDVVLTRDGAWFTNSFAGELYFVPLGPAGALSDASDVVTLPLTGDWVQQGGFNANGIAETPDHQALLVIQSATATLFRVDPATGEATAVDLGGETLAAGDGLLVVGNTLYVVQNQLNTVAVVQLSPDGTSGTVVDRITDPDFQVPTTVARFGKSLFLPNARFGTPPTPDTEYSVVRIDR; from the coding sequence ATGTCCGGTCGCATCGTCGCACGTACGTTCGCCGCCGCCGCGCTGACCGGACTCTTCGCCGTCGGCGCGGTCGGCACCGCACAGGCAGCCGCTCCGCCGGGCGGCGGAACGGTCGAGGACCTCATCGCCCTCCCCGACGGGTTCCAGCCCGAGGGCATCGCGATCGGCAACGGTCCCACCGCCTACGTCGGCTCGCTCGCCGACGGCGACGTCTACGTGTTCGACCTCCGCACGGGCGACGAGATCACGACACTCCAGGGCCCCGGCACGCCCTCGGTCGGCCTCAAGGTCGACCAGCGCGGGCGGCTCTTCATCGCCGGCGGACCCACGGGCACGGCGCGCGTCGTCGACGCGACCACCGGTGACGTGCTGGAGACCTACCAGCTGACGACCGGACCCGCCTTCATCAACGACGTCGTGCTGACCCGCGACGGCGCGTGGTTCACGAACAGCTTCGCCGGCGAGCTCTACTTCGTGCCGCTCGGCCCGGCCGGCGCGCTCTCCGACGCCTCCGACGTCGTGACGCTGCCGCTCACGGGCGACTGGGTGCAGCAGGGGGGATTCAACGCGAACGGCATCGCCGAGACGCCCGACCACCAGGCGCTGCTCGTCATCCAGTCGGCGACCGCGACGCTCTTCCGCGTCGATCCGGCCACGGGTGAGGCGACGGCGGTCGACCTCGGTGGGGAGACGCTGGCGGCCGGCGACGGACTGCTCGTCGTCGGGAACACGCTCTACGTGGTGCAGAACCAGCTGAACACCGTCGCGGTCGTGCAGCTCAGCCCCGACGGCACGAGCGGCACCGTGGTCGATCGGATCACCGATCCCGACTTCCAGGTGCCGACGACGGTCGCCCGGTTCGGGAAGAGCCTCTTCCTCCCGAATGCGCGCTTCGGCACGCCGCCGACGCCCGACACCGAGTACTCGGTGGTGCGCATCGACCGCTGA
- the serB gene encoding phosphoserine phosphatase SerB gives MTGTAAGRASGPLVVLDADSTLIREEAIELLADAAGSLELVTEVTERAMRGELDFAESLRERVATLAGLDVAEFERARARMTPTAGVEELIERVHAIDGRVGVVSGGFHELLDPLAERLGLDFCRANRLEVVDGRLSGRVDGAVVDAAGKAAALEEWAAASGIPLERTVAVGDGANDLQMLGRARLGVAFCAKPVVRRQADVAIDAPDLSAVLPLLGLRG, from the coding sequence GTGACGGGCACGGCGGCCGGCCGCGCGAGCGGCCCCCTCGTCGTGCTCGACGCCGACTCCACGCTCATCCGCGAGGAGGCGATCGAGCTGCTGGCGGATGCCGCGGGCAGCCTCGAGCTCGTCACCGAGGTCACCGAGCGCGCGATGCGCGGCGAGCTCGACTTCGCCGAGAGCCTGCGCGAGCGCGTCGCGACGCTCGCCGGACTGGACGTCGCCGAGTTCGAGCGCGCCCGCGCCCGGATGACGCCGACGGCGGGCGTCGAGGAGCTCATCGAGCGGGTGCACGCCATCGACGGCCGGGTCGGCGTCGTCTCGGGCGGGTTCCACGAGCTGCTCGATCCGCTCGCCGAGCGGCTAGGTCTCGACTTCTGCCGCGCGAACCGCCTGGAGGTGGTCGACGGCCGCCTCTCGGGGCGGGTCGACGGCGCTGTCGTCGATGCGGCCGGCAAGGCCGCGGCGCTCGAGGAGTGGGCGGCGGCGAGCGGCATCCCGCTCGAGCGCACGGTCGCCGTGGGCGACGGCGCCAACGACCTGCAGATGCTCGGCCGGGCTCGCCTGGGGGTCGCCTTCTGTGCGAAGCCGGTCGTGCGCCGGCAGGCGGATGTCGCGATCGACGCACCCGACCTCAGCGCGGTGCTGCCCCTCCTCGGCCTGCGCGGCTGA
- a CDS encoding exonuclease domain-containing protein, with product MDASSSARWADTLAVFDLETTGIDVDTCRIVTAHVGVIGADGAVLEQQEWLVDPGVEIPTAASLIHGVTTERARLEGQSAVSAVAEIIAALTDAASRGLPIVAYNAAYDLTVLEREAERYGHAPLPGPGPVVDPLVIDKAVDRYRRGKRTLTAAAAHYGVPLLDAHDAGADAVAAGRVAQAIARAFPELAALAVGDLHDRQVDWCREQAESYQAYRRANGEPAFTTSGAWPVRRATAVLVVGAPASVVAPPAAVEAPLPPGSDDMLF from the coding sequence ATGGATGCCTCGAGCAGCGCCCGCTGGGCCGATACCCTCGCCGTCTTCGACCTCGAGACCACCGGCATCGACGTCGACACGTGCCGCATCGTGACGGCCCACGTCGGTGTCATCGGCGCCGACGGCGCGGTGCTCGAGCAGCAGGAGTGGCTCGTCGATCCGGGCGTCGAGATCCCCACCGCCGCATCGCTCATCCACGGCGTCACGACCGAGCGCGCCCGCCTCGAGGGCCAGTCGGCCGTCAGCGCCGTCGCCGAGATCATCGCCGCGTTGACGGATGCCGCGAGCCGCGGCCTGCCGATCGTCGCCTACAACGCCGCCTACGACCTCACCGTGCTCGAGCGCGAGGCCGAGCGCTACGGGCACGCGCCGCTCCCCGGACCGGGTCCCGTCGTCGATCCCCTCGTCATCGACAAGGCCGTCGACCGCTACCGACGTGGCAAGCGCACGCTCACGGCCGCTGCCGCGCATTACGGAGTGCCGCTGCTCGACGCCCACGATGCCGGCGCCGACGCCGTCGCCGCCGGCCGGGTGGCGCAGGCGATCGCGCGCGCGTTCCCCGAGCTGGCGGCGCTCGCCGTGGGCGACCTGCACGACCGGCAGGTCGACTGGTGCCGCGAGCAGGCCGAGAGCTACCAGGCCTACCGGCGGGCGAACGGCGAGCCCGCATTCACGACCTCGGGCGCCTGGCCCGTGCGACGCGCGACCGCGGTGCTCGTCGTCGGCGCCCCTGCTTCGGTCGTGGCGCCACCGGCAGCCGTCGAGGCGCCCCTGCCGCCCGGCTCCGACGACATGCTCTTCTGA
- the glgA gene encoding glycogen synthase: MRVDLLTREYPPEVYGGAGVHVAELVRALRRDLDVVVRCFGAPRDEPGTIGYGTPAEFDGRNPALGTMGVDLLMAGDAAGADLVHSHTWYANFAGFTAKRLHDIPHVVTAHSLEPLRPWKAEQLGGGYRLSSWVERSAFEDADAVIAVSDGMRRDILRAYPAIDPERVEVVYNGIDLTDWKPNHDADLARSLGLDPDRPSVIFVGRITRQKGLPYLLRAARLLPADVQLVLCAGAPDTEEIMAEVTGLVEELSAERGGVVWIDRHLPRPELTALLTAATTFVCPSVYEPLGIVNLEAMACGAPVVGTATGGIPEVVDDGVTGVLVPIEQVDDGTGTPLDPDAFVADLAAALTRVVSDPATANAMGAAGRRRAEEHFAWGAIAARTRELYARVLGS, from the coding sequence ATGCGTGTCGACCTGCTCACCCGCGAGTATCCGCCCGAGGTCTACGGAGGAGCGGGGGTGCATGTCGCAGAGCTCGTCAGGGCGCTCCGCCGCGACCTCGACGTGGTCGTCCGCTGCTTCGGCGCGCCACGCGACGAACCGGGCACGATCGGCTACGGCACACCCGCCGAGTTCGACGGCCGCAACCCCGCGCTCGGCACGATGGGCGTCGACCTGCTGATGGCCGGGGATGCCGCGGGCGCCGACCTCGTGCACTCGCACACCTGGTACGCCAACTTCGCCGGCTTCACGGCCAAGCGCCTGCACGACATCCCGCACGTCGTCACCGCGCACAGCCTCGAGCCGCTCCGTCCGTGGAAGGCCGAGCAGCTCGGCGGCGGCTACCGCCTCTCCTCGTGGGTCGAGCGCAGCGCGTTCGAGGACGCCGACGCCGTGATCGCCGTGAGCGACGGCATGCGCCGCGACATCCTGCGCGCGTACCCCGCCATCGACCCCGAGCGCGTCGAGGTCGTCTACAACGGCATCGACCTCACCGACTGGAAGCCGAACCACGACGCCGACCTCGCACGGTCGCTGGGGCTCGACCCCGACCGCCCGTCGGTCATCTTCGTCGGCCGCATCACGCGGCAGAAGGGCCTGCCGTACCTGCTGCGCGCGGCGCGGCTGCTGCCCGCCGACGTGCAGCTCGTGCTGTGCGCGGGCGCACCCGACACCGAGGAGATCATGGCCGAGGTCACGGGCCTCGTCGAGGAGCTCAGCGCCGAGCGCGGCGGCGTCGTGTGGATCGACCGGCACCTCCCGCGGCCCGAGCTCACGGCGCTCCTGACCGCGGCGACCACGTTCGTCTGCCCCTCGGTGTACGAGCCGCTCGGCATCGTGAACCTCGAGGCGATGGCGTGCGGCGCGCCCGTCGTGGGCACGGCGACCGGCGGCATCCCCGAGGTCGTCGACGACGGCGTCACGGGCGTGCTCGTGCCGATCGAGCAGGTCGACGACGGCACCGGAACCCCGCTCGACCCCGACGCGTTCGTCGCCGACCTCGCCGCGGCGCTGACCCGCGTGGTGAGCGATCCGGCCACGGCGAACGCGATGGGGGCGGCCGGTCGCCGGCGCGCTGAGGAGCACTTCGCGTGGGGCGCGATCGCCGCCCGCACGCGCGAGCTCTACGCACGGGTCCTCGGGAGTTGA
- a CDS encoding alpha/beta fold hydrolase, whose translation MIASPYDEQLARIPVSEHRVDVDGTETAWWEYGPADAPVLVLVHGFRGDHHGLEPVVAQLPGFRFISPDLPGFGESATFADRPHDIDAYADWLAAFIDAVGITGPYALLGHSFGSIISSAAVARGLRPERLVLVNPIGAPALEGPRAIMTRLAVGYYRTAAALPEKAGFALLRNGAIVRVMSVTMAKTRSKSLRRWIHDQHDRYFSAFGDRDAVLEAFRASVSHDVSEYAHDIDVPTLLVAAERDDVTPIEAQHRLATLFPDATLEVIPEVGHLIHYETPGDAAGRILRFLRSGARA comes from the coding sequence ATGATCGCCTCCCCGTACGACGAGCAGCTCGCTCGCATCCCCGTCAGCGAGCATCGCGTCGACGTCGACGGCACCGAGACCGCGTGGTGGGAGTACGGCCCGGCGGATGCCCCGGTGCTCGTGCTCGTGCACGGCTTCCGCGGCGACCACCACGGCCTCGAGCCCGTCGTCGCGCAGCTGCCGGGGTTCCGGTTCATCTCGCCCGACCTGCCCGGATTCGGCGAGTCGGCGACGTTCGCCGACCGGCCGCACGACATCGACGCCTACGCGGACTGGCTCGCGGCGTTCATCGACGCAGTGGGCATCACGGGCCCGTACGCCCTGCTCGGCCACTCGTTCGGATCGATCATCTCGTCCGCGGCGGTCGCGCGCGGACTGCGGCCCGAGCGGCTGGTGCTCGTCAACCCGATCGGCGCGCCCGCGCTCGAGGGCCCGCGCGCGATCATGACCCGCCTCGCCGTGGGCTACTACCGCACCGCGGCCGCGCTGCCCGAGAAGGCCGGCTTCGCGCTGCTGCGCAACGGCGCGATCGTGCGGGTCATGAGCGTCACCATGGCGAAGACGCGCTCCAAGTCGCTCCGACGCTGGATCCACGACCAGCACGACCGCTACTTCTCCGCGTTCGGCGACCGCGACGCCGTGCTCGAGGCATTCCGCGCGTCGGTCAGCCACGACGTGAGCGAGTACGCGCACGACATCGACGTGCCGACGCTGCTCGTCGCGGCCGAGCGCGACGACGTCACGCCGATCGAGGCGCAGCACCGGCTCGCGACCCTGTTCCCCGACGCGACGCTCGAGGTCATCCCCGAGGTGGGGCACCTGATCCACTACGAGACGCCGGGCGATGCCGCGGGGCGCATCCTGCGGTTCCTCCGCTCGGGAGCACGCGCGTGA
- the fabG gene encoding 3-oxoacyl-ACP reductase FabG, with protein MTTSRTVLVTGGNRGIGYAIAQEFLAEGHRVAVTARSGEGPEGALTVRADVTDAASVDQAFSEVEAALGPIEVVVANAGITRDTLLLRMTEDEFTSVIDTNLTGAFRVIKRASKGMLKARFGRIVLISSVVGLYGSPGQVNYAASKAALVGMARSLTRELGARNITTNVVAPGFIQTDMTDELSDAQQADYQKTIPMGRFATPVEVAKVVTWLAGDDAGYISGAVIPVDGGLGMGH; from the coding sequence ATGACGACGAGCCGTACCGTCCTCGTGACCGGTGGCAACCGGGGGATCGGCTACGCGATCGCCCAGGAGTTCCTCGCCGAGGGCCACCGGGTCGCGGTCACGGCCCGCTCGGGCGAGGGCCCCGAGGGCGCGCTCACGGTGCGGGCCGACGTCACGGATGCCGCGTCGGTCGACCAGGCGTTCAGTGAGGTCGAGGCGGCCCTCGGTCCCATCGAGGTGGTCGTCGCGAACGCCGGCATCACGCGCGACACGCTGCTGCTGCGCATGACCGAGGACGAGTTCACGAGCGTCATCGACACGAACCTCACGGGCGCGTTCCGCGTGATCAAGCGCGCGTCGAAGGGCATGCTCAAGGCGCGGTTCGGGCGCATCGTGCTCATCTCGAGCGTCGTCGGGCTCTACGGCTCGCCCGGACAGGTCAACTACGCGGCGTCGAAGGCCGCCCTCGTGGGCATGGCGCGCTCGCTCACGCGCGAGCTCGGCGCCCGCAACATCACGACGAATGTCGTGGCGCCCGGCTTCATCCAGACCGACATGACCGACGAGCTGTCCGACGCCCAGCAGGCCGACTACCAGAAGACCATCCCGATGGGGCGCTTCGCGACCCCGGTCGAGGTCGCGAAGGTCGTCACCTGGCTCGCCGGCGACGACGCGGGCTACATCTCGGGCGCCGTCATCCCCGTCGACGGCGGCCTGGGCATGGGGCACTAG
- a CDS encoding ABC-F family ATP-binding cassette domain-containing protein, with protein sequence MLAVHDLEIRIGARVLMEHVDFRVSSGDKVGLVGRNGAGKTTLTKTLAGETLPTGGRIDRSGEIGYLPQDPRSGDPDMLARTRILDARGLGSLVLGMHEASVQMGSDDPAVAERAMKKYGNLTDRFTALGGYAAEAEAASIASNLNLPDRILDQPLKTLSGGQRRRIELARILFSDAETMILDEPTNHLDADSVVWLREFLKGYKGGVIVISHDVELVGEVVNRVFYLDANRSVIDIYNMGWKHYLRQRAADEERRKKERANAEKKAGVLQMQAAKFGAKASKAAAAHQMVARAEKLLAGLEEVRSVDRVAKLRFPTPAPCGRTPLTASDLSKSYGSLEIFTAVDLAIDRGSKVVIIGLNGAGKTTLLRILAGVDDPDTGVIEPGHGLRVGYYAQEHETLDVKRTVLQNMVSASPNLTETEARKVLGSFLFTGDDVHKPAGVLSGGEKTRLALAMIVVSGANVLLLDEPTNNLDPASREEILDALAHYEGSVVLVSHDPGAVEALNPERVLIMPDGTEDHWSREYQELIELA encoded by the coding sequence GTGCTCGCCGTCCATGATCTCGAGATCCGCATCGGCGCGCGCGTGCTCATGGAGCACGTGGACTTCCGCGTGTCCTCGGGCGACAAGGTCGGCCTCGTCGGCCGCAACGGCGCCGGCAAGACCACGCTCACGAAGACGCTCGCGGGCGAGACCCTGCCGACCGGCGGGCGCATCGACCGCTCGGGCGAGATCGGCTACCTGCCGCAGGATCCGCGTTCGGGCGATCCCGACATGCTCGCGCGGACACGCATCCTCGACGCGCGCGGGCTCGGCTCCCTCGTGCTCGGCATGCACGAGGCATCCGTGCAGATGGGCAGCGACGACCCGGCGGTCGCCGAGCGCGCGATGAAGAAGTACGGCAACCTCACCGACCGCTTCACGGCACTCGGGGGCTACGCCGCCGAGGCCGAGGCCGCGTCGATCGCGTCGAACCTCAACCTGCCCGACCGCATCCTCGATCAGCCGCTGAAGACCCTGTCGGGCGGACAGCGCCGCCGCATCGAGCTCGCCCGGATCCTCTTCTCGGACGCCGAGACGATGATCCTCGACGAGCCCACGAACCACCTCGACGCCGACTCGGTCGTCTGGCTCCGCGAGTTCCTGAAGGGCTACAAGGGCGGCGTCATCGTGATCAGCCACGATGTCGAGCTCGTCGGCGAGGTCGTGAACCGGGTGTTCTACCTCGACGCGAACCGCTCGGTCATCGACATCTACAACATGGGCTGGAAGCACTACCTGCGCCAGCGCGCGGCCGACGAGGAGCGCCGCAAGAAGGAGCGCGCCAACGCCGAGAAGAAGGCCGGCGTGCTGCAGATGCAGGCGGCGAAGTTCGGCGCGAAGGCCTCCAAGGCGGCCGCGGCGCACCAGATGGTGGCGCGCGCCGAGAAGCTCCTCGCCGGGCTCGAGGAGGTGCGCTCGGTCGACCGCGTGGCAAAGCTCCGCTTCCCGACGCCGGCGCCCTGCGGTCGCACGCCGCTCACCGCGAGCGACCTCTCGAAGAGCTACGGCTCGCTGGAGATCTTCACCGCGGTCGACCTCGCGATCGACCGCGGCTCGAAGGTCGTCATCATCGGGCTCAACGGCGCGGGCAAGACGACCCTGCTCCGCATCCTCGCCGGCGTCGACGACCCCGACACGGGCGTCATCGAGCCCGGACACGGCCTGCGTGTCGGCTACTACGCGCAGGAGCACGAGACGCTCGACGTGAAGCGCACCGTGCTGCAGAACATGGTCAGCGCGTCGCCGAACCTCACCGAGACCGAGGCGCGCAAGGTGCTGGGCTCCTTCCTCTTCACGGGCGACGACGTGCACAAGCCCGCCGGCGTGCTCTCGGGCGGCGAGAAGACCCGCCTGGCGCTCGCGATGATCGTCGTGTCGGGTGCGAACGTGCTGCTGCTGGACGAGCCGACGAACAACCTCGACCCCGCGAGCCGCGAGGAGATCCTCGACGCGCTCGCGCACTACGAGGGCTCGGTCGTGCTCGTCAGCCACGACCCCGGCGCGGTGGAGGCGCTCAACCCCGAGCGCGTGCTCATCATGCCCGACGGCACCGAGGACCACTGGTCGCGGGAGTACCAGGAGCTCATCGAGCTGGCGTGA
- a CDS encoding ABC transporter ATP-binding protein produces MASTVLQFHDVSVIRDGNPILDSVTWSVDSDQRWVILGPNGAGKTTLLQIAAAAMHPSKGTADVLQEALGKVDVFELRPMIGFASTAMARKIPKNETVLDVVLTAAYSVTGRWNEEYEEIDLRRAQRVLTEWGLEGFAERRFGSLSDGEQKRVQIARSVMTDPELLLLDEPAASLDLGAREELVGLLGGYASSPSSPAIVMVTHHVEEIPQGFTHALLLSGGKVVTAGPLTEALTSESLSDTFGLSIDLSEADGRFAARAA; encoded by the coding sequence ATGGCGAGTACGGTGCTGCAGTTCCACGACGTGTCGGTCATCCGAGACGGGAATCCGATCCTCGACTCGGTGACGTGGAGCGTCGACTCCGACCAGCGCTGGGTCATCCTCGGTCCGAACGGAGCGGGCAAGACCACCCTGCTGCAGATCGCGGCCGCAGCGATGCACCCGAGCAAGGGCACGGCCGACGTGCTCCAGGAGGCGCTCGGCAAGGTCGACGTCTTCGAGCTGCGCCCCATGATCGGGTTCGCGTCCACCGCGATGGCGCGCAAGATCCCCAAGAACGAGACCGTGCTCGACGTGGTGCTCACCGCCGCCTACTCGGTCACCGGACGCTGGAACGAGGAGTACGAGGAGATCGACCTCCGTCGCGCGCAGCGCGTGCTCACCGAGTGGGGCCTCGAGGGCTTCGCCGAGCGCCGCTTCGGCAGCCTCTCCGACGGCGAGCAGAAGCGCGTGCAGATCGCCCGCTCGGTGATGACCGATCCCGAGCTGCTGTTGCTCGACGAGCCCGCCGCGAGCCTCGACCTCGGCGCGCGCGAGGAGCTCGTCGGCCTGCTCGGCGGCTACGCCTCGTCGCCGTCGTCGCCCGCGATCGTCATGGTCACCCACCACGTCGAGGAGATCCCGCAGGGCTTCACCCACGCGCTGCTGCTCTCCGGCGGAAAGGTCGTGACCGCCGGCCCGCTGACCGAGGCGCTCACGTCCGAGAGCCTCAGCGACACGTTCGGGCTGTCGATCGACCTCTCCGAGGCCGACGGGCGGTTCGCTGCGCGCGCCGCCTGA
- a CDS encoding SURF1 family protein yields MSEWTFLRSSRWAGYLALVIVFAIACSALGAWQLNRRAEALAEVARIDANYDAEAVPVAEALPDPAGFDADQRWQVVALSGEFLAAEEVVVRNRPFEGSSGFEVITPFRLDDGAVFMVNRGWIAQDSDGRPSEYAAPPTGSVDVEARLKAGEGRIAGRTSTGNELATIDLDELAERVGGETYTGAYGLLVQRGEDAAEPPLAAARPVRDEGPHLSYALQWFVFALLGFAGLAWAANQERKGLAEASAASGTTTDAARAPGEPASGTPVRAPRRPKRERKDADADLEDEVLDRR; encoded by the coding sequence GTGAGCGAATGGACGTTCCTCAGGTCGTCGCGGTGGGCGGGCTACCTGGCGCTCGTGATCGTGTTCGCGATCGCGTGCAGCGCGCTCGGCGCGTGGCAGCTCAACCGCCGGGCCGAGGCGCTCGCCGAGGTCGCCCGGATCGACGCCAACTACGACGCCGAGGCGGTCCCGGTGGCCGAGGCCCTGCCCGATCCTGCCGGATTCGACGCGGACCAGCGCTGGCAGGTCGTCGCCCTCTCGGGCGAGTTCCTCGCCGCCGAGGAGGTCGTGGTGCGCAACCGCCCGTTCGAGGGCAGCTCGGGCTTCGAGGTGATCACGCCGTTCCGCCTCGACGACGGCGCCGTGTTCATGGTGAACCGGGGCTGGATCGCCCAGGACTCCGACGGCCGGCCGAGCGAGTACGCGGCGCCGCCGACCGGGAGCGTCGACGTCGAGGCGCGCCTGAAGGCCGGCGAGGGCCGGATCGCCGGGCGCACGTCGACGGGGAACGAGCTCGCCACGATCGACCTCGACGAGCTCGCGGAGCGCGTCGGTGGCGAGACCTACACGGGCGCGTACGGCCTGCTCGTGCAGCGCGGCGAGGACGCCGCCGAGCCGCCCCTCGCGGCCGCGCGTCCGGTGCGCGACGAGGGCCCGCACCTCTCCTATGCGCTGCAGTGGTTCGTGTTCGCGCTGCTCGGGTTCGCCGGGCTGGCGTGGGCGGCGAACCAGGAGCGCAAGGGGCTCGCCGAGGCATCCGCCGCCTCGGGTACGACGACGGATGCCGCGAGGGCGCCCGGCGAGCCGGCATCGGGCACCCCGGTGCGGGCGCCGCGACGGCCCAAGCGCGAGCGGAAGGACGCCGACGCCGACCTCGAGGACGAGGTGCTCGACCGGCGGTGA